The genomic region TCACTTTCCAATACGTTGGCAAGGCTTTTCAGCACGTCTTCATCGCCATCCAGCGCTTCGAGTGCTGCATTGCGGTTCCAAATCGTATTTTTGCTTTGAATATCTGCTGATTGTTGCTCATTTTGTATGTTTGCAGACATATTAGGCAATGCGCTTTTTTCCTGGGTGACATTTTGGGGCTTGCTTGGGCAATCGGTCGATTTTTCTGCCGACTTTGCTGTCACCATTTTTTCCAGTTCATGGCGCAATTGTTCAAAACTCAAGGGTTTTAAAAACACGCCATCCGCGCCTAGCGCTTCACATTGACGCAGAAATGTGTCGCTTGTTGTTGCAGTATAGACGACGGCGAGAGTTTTTGCCGGGGACAAAGTATCGCCGTTCCGCAAAGCGCGCAGCACTTCCAGCCCATCAATGCCGGGCAACCGACTGTCGAGCACAAGCAAATCCCAATGCACTTGGTGCGGATCCCGCAGCTGTTCCAGCGCCTTTTCACCAGTTTCAACCACCACGGGCTCTGCCCCCATGCCCCGCAGCATATGCTGCATGGCATAGGCAATGGATGCGGTGTCTTCCGCCACCAGTACCTTTTTGCGAGCCAGTAACTGCGTTGCGCTATCCTGCGCCTCAGACTTGGCTACATCTGACTTGGGCACATTCTCTCTGCTTGTATCCTGTTCGGGTTGCGCACACTGCAAGAGCCGCACGTGGAGCGTGAAGCAGGCCCCCTGCCCGGCACGTGAAGCCAGATTCACATCCCCGCCCATAAGCCTTGCAAGAGTGCGGGCAATATTCAGACCGAGGCCAGTTCCCGGTGTGTGCGCAGTATCGCGCCCCCGCTGAAAACTCTCAAACACCCTGTCCTGATCTTCCTGCGACATGCCAGGACCTGTGTCATTGACAGAAATCGCCAGATTCAGATGTTCACGTGTGCCTTCAAGCGCTGTGGCGTAAATGCGAACAGAACCAACCTCTGTAAATTTGACCGCATTGCTGACAATGTTGCCCAGGGCCTGCCGCAGCCGAAAGCTGTCGCCCACCGCGCATTGCGGTAAATTTTCGTCCAGTCCGAGGGTAAGGGTAATCCCCTTGCTGTCGGCAATGGGCCTGTACAAGTTCACACAGCTTGCGAGGCACTCCCGCAGATCAAAGGGCGCGGCTTCAAGCGTGGGAGTTCCCTGCTCCAGTGCTGCGTGGTCTGTTATGTCGCCGACCATTTCCCTCAGGGCCTCTGCGGCTTGCGCAAGATAGCCCAAGGCCTTTTTGCGTTCCTTTTCTGGCAGGTCAGCACGCTGTGCCAGTTCGCTCATTCCCACAATGGCTGTCAGGGGTGTGCGCATGTCGTGGCTGAGGTGCCCCATAAACGAGCTTTTCATGCGGCTGGCTTCTTCCGCCAGCCAGCGCCGGTGCGTGAGGTTAAAGGTCAGGCCGCCAATGGCAAGCACCCCTGTGAACGCTAGCAGGCCGTACAGCAAACGCATGTTATAGCGTTGCCTTTCCAGACCTTTGTGGAATGAGCTTGCATCCTGGCTCACGCTGATGCCGCCGAGCACTTCCCCCACTTTTTTGTTCACATGGCACCGCAAACAGCTTTGCTGGGCCATAAGCACGCTCAGCAGGCGCAAGCTTTGGCCATTGCCCGGTTGTGGAGCCGTAAACACTTCGGGGGTTTCTTCCGCACAGCGGGCAAGTGCTGACTTTTCCCACACATCCGCCATGTTTTCCGGCCGCAGCGGCGCACTGCTAATTACGCTGATGGTAAGCCCTTCGCGCGAACTGCGCTCCGCCAGCTGGCGGCTCATGTATGCAGGATTGACCAGCACGAGGGTGCGCCCATCCTGCGTGGTTACGGTGCGCTCCGATTCTGGCAACCATGGGTTTGGCTGGCCGTAATCACTTTTTTCAACATATACGCCGCCGTGCGCTGCATTCCAGTTTCTTGCGTCCATTAATTGCTGCGCCATGGTTGAAAGTCGTGTATGCTCCAACTCAAGGCTATGCTCTGCATTGACCTGCACTGCCTGACTGTAAAGAAAGCCAGTGAATCCAAGCCAGCCCATACTGGCGACAAGAACCAGCCACGGCATCTTCTTCGACTTTACTAATGATTCGCGCAGCATTGCTCACCTTCCATAGGTGTTGTCATTTATTTCTGAATCTGTCTTTTTTTTCTGAATTTTTCTGTGACCGCAATCACTCTTTTTCTTTCGATTTTACGCAATTATCTTGATTATCTACTAATTATTTTTTTATTTTATTTGCCGGTTTTGGTACGTTTCTTGTTTTCTTAACCGGGATGCCGCCATGGGGGCGGCACACAAGGAGCGAGTTAAGGAGGCTCTATGGGAACACCCCGCAATGGACCATGGCTTAAGGTGCTGTTGGGCGGCGTTGCGGCGGGAATGGTGCTTTTGGGTGTGCTTGCGTACGCCATGACGACAACTGACCAGCGACCCTTTTGCGCCAGTTGTCACATAATGCAGGAAGCTGCAGTGACCCAGAAAATGGGATCACACGCCAAACTTTCCTGCAATGAGTGCCATGCCCCGCATAATCTGCTGGCCAAGCTGCCGTTCAAGGCCCAGGAAGGTCTGCGTGACTTTATCGGCAATGTTTCAGGCCACGACATTCCGCGTCCTTTGAGCGTTCGCACCAGGGATGTGGTCAATGCCAACTGCATGGCCTGCCATAGTCAGACCAATGTCAATGTGGCCAGCATGGACGCCAAGCCCTACTGTGTGGATTGCCACAAGGGTATGGCCCACATGCGCATGATGCCTATAAGCACAAGGACGGTAGCCAATGACTAAGAGCAACATACACAAGGCCCTGGGAGTGGCGGCCCTGCTTGGCATAGCTTTGCTTGCGGGCTGTCAGGATGTTTCCACAGACCTTAAGCCCCCCAAGTACAAAACTTCCATTCCTGAAAGCGAAACTCGTATTTCTGCTTTCCAGAAAGATTTTCCGCAGCAGTACGCCTCGTACATGAAGAACAACGAATCCTCGGTCATGACCGAATACAAGGGTTCCATACCCTACCACAAGAACGACAACGTTAATCCCCTGCCCAAGGGCTTCAAGCATGCCCAGCCCTATCTCAAGAATCTGTGGCTGGGTTATCCCTTCATGTACGAGTACAATGAAGCACGTGGGCACACCTACGCCGTTGAAGATTTTCTCAACATTGACCGCATCAACCGCTTTGCCGCCGACGGCAAGGGCAGCCTGCCCGCCACCTGCTGGAACTGCAAAACCCCCAAGATGATGGAATGGGTCAAGCAGTACGGTGATGCCTTCTGGTCCAAGGACGTCAATGAATTCCGTAGCAAGGACAAGATCAACGAGATGGATGAAACCATTGGTTGCGCCAACTGCCACGATCCTGTGACCATGGAACTGCGCCCCTATTCCGAACCTCTCAAAGACTGGTTGAAGCGCAGCGGTCAAGACTGGGCCAAGCTTTCACGCAACCAGAAGCGCAGCCTTGTGTGCGCCCAGTGCCACGTGGAGTACTACTTTACCCACAAGGACAACGGCCCCGCCGCCAAGCCTGTGTTCCCCTGGGATAATGGCTTTAACCCCGAAGACATGTATCAGTACTACAAGGGGCACGGCCCCAAGAACGCCGATGGCAAGCCCGGGCCTTTTGTTGACTGGACGCACGCGGCCTCCAAAGTCGGCATGATCAAGATGCAGCATCCTGACTATGAAATGTTCCAGGACGGCCCCCACGGTGCTGCGGGCGTTGCCTGCGCCGACTGCCACATGCCCTACATGCGTGAAGGCGGCAAAAAGGTTTCCAGTCACTGGATGACCTCGCCCCTCAAGGATCCGGAACTGCGCGCATGCCGCCAGTGCCACGCCGACAAGACCGCCGACTACCTGCGCGGTCGCGTGGAATACACCCAGAAAAAGGCCTTTGACCAACTGCTGAAAGCGCAGGAAATCTCGGTCAAGGCACATGAAGCCGTTCGTCTTGCCAATGCCTACGAAGGCAAGCGCGCAGCCGATTACGACGCCCTGATGACTGAAGCGCGCGAAATGGTGCGCAAGGGCCAGTTGTTCTGGGATTACGTTTCTGCGGAAAACAGCGTTGGTTTCCACAACCCCGCCAAGACGCTTGATACGCTCATGACCTCCATGGAATGCAGCCAGAAGGCCGTTGACCTCGCCACAAAGGCTACGGATTTTGGCATCGCTGAACCGCTTTCCAAGGATATCAAGGAAACCGTGCCGCCCATTCTGGAAATGAGCCGCAAGCTCCAGCAGGACCCCGAATTCCTCAAGAAGAACCCCTGGACCAAGCTGCTGCCCACGTTGCCAAAGGCTGATCAGGTTTGGGACAACCAGACAAGGATAACTTCTGAGGCAAAACCTGCCCAGTAACCATCAGTTGTTTGCAGGCCACGCGGCTACGCGGACTCTGCATAATCCCTTAAACAGCAAGGCCCTTATACAGGGCCTTGCTGTTTTGATCTTTCAAAGTATGAATACTGTCGTTATTGCAGCTTGTTAGTC from Desulfovibrio sp. UIB00 harbors:
- a CDS encoding ATP-binding protein translates to MAQQLMDARNWNAAHGGVYVEKSDYGQPNPWLPESERTVTTQDGRTLVLVNPAYMSRQLAERSSREGLTISVISSAPLRPENMADVWEKSALARCAEETPEVFTAPQPGNGQSLRLLSVLMAQQSCLRCHVNKKVGEVLGGISVSQDASSFHKGLERQRYNMRLLYGLLAFTGVLAIGGLTFNLTHRRWLAEEASRMKSSFMGHLSHDMRTPLTAIVGMSELAQRADLPEKERKKALGYLAQAAEALREMVGDITDHAALEQGTPTLEAAPFDLRECLASCVNLYRPIADSKGITLTLGLDENLPQCAVGDSFRLRQALGNIVSNAVKFTEVGSVRIYATALEGTREHLNLAISVNDTGPGMSQEDQDRVFESFQRGRDTAHTPGTGLGLNIARTLARLMGGDVNLASRAGQGACFTLHVRLLQCAQPEQDTSRENVPKSDVAKSEAQDSATQLLARKKVLVAEDTASIAYAMQHMLRGMGAEPVVVETGEKALEQLRDPHQVHWDLLVLDSRLPGIDGLEVLRALRNGDTLSPAKTLAVVYTATTSDTFLRQCEALGADGVFLKPLSFEQLRHELEKMVTAKSAEKSTDCPSKPQNVTQEKSALPNMSANIQNEQQSADIQSKNTIWNRNAALEALDGDEDVLKSLANVLESELHERLQALNIAISTGDLEQLRRTAHACKNSAGVMRLDRLRAAAAATEDAESGTIAEEAQKLRSAMVEAVQALAADVEQCKTA
- a CDS encoding NapC/NirT family cytochrome c; this translates as MGTPRNGPWLKVLLGGVAAGMVLLGVLAYAMTTTDQRPFCASCHIMQEAAVTQKMGSHAKLSCNECHAPHNLLAKLPFKAQEGLRDFIGNVSGHDIPRPLSVRTRDVVNANCMACHSQTNVNVASMDAKPYCVDCHKGMAHMRMMPISTRTVAND
- a CDS encoding ammonia-forming cytochrome c nitrite reductase subunit c552 gives rise to the protein MTKSNIHKALGVAALLGIALLAGCQDVSTDLKPPKYKTSIPESETRISAFQKDFPQQYASYMKNNESSVMTEYKGSIPYHKNDNVNPLPKGFKHAQPYLKNLWLGYPFMYEYNEARGHTYAVEDFLNIDRINRFAADGKGSLPATCWNCKTPKMMEWVKQYGDAFWSKDVNEFRSKDKINEMDETIGCANCHDPVTMELRPYSEPLKDWLKRSGQDWAKLSRNQKRSLVCAQCHVEYYFTHKDNGPAAKPVFPWDNGFNPEDMYQYYKGHGPKNADGKPGPFVDWTHAASKVGMIKMQHPDYEMFQDGPHGAAGVACADCHMPYMREGGKKVSSHWMTSPLKDPELRACRQCHADKTADYLRGRVEYTQKKAFDQLLKAQEISVKAHEAVRLANAYEGKRAADYDALMTEAREMVRKGQLFWDYVSAENSVGFHNPAKTLDTLMTSMECSQKAVDLATKATDFGIAEPLSKDIKETVPPILEMSRKLQQDPEFLKKNPWTKLLPTLPKADQVWDNQTRITSEAKPAQ